From a single Muntiacus reevesi chromosome 14, mMunRee1.1, whole genome shotgun sequence genomic region:
- the CMBL gene encoding carboxymethylenebutenolidase homolog, whose translation MANEAHPCPCDIGHRIEYGGLGHEVQVEHIKAYLTRSPVDAGKAVVVIQDIFGWQLPNTRYMADMIAGNGYTTIVPDFFVGQEPWHPSGDWSTFPEWLKTRNARKIDKEFDAVLKYLKQQCHAKRIGVVGFCWGGVAVHHVMMKYPELRAGVSVYGIIKDAEDVYSLKNPTLFIFAENDAVIPLEQVSLLTQKLKEHCKVEYQIKTFSGQTHGFVHRKREDCSPEDKPYIDEARRNLLEWLSKYV comes from the exons ATGGCTAATGAAGCTCATCCTTGTCCGTGTGACATTGGCCATAGAATAGAGTATGGAGGGCTGGGGCACGAAGTTCAAGTGGAGCACATCAAGGCTTATCTCACCAGATCCCCCGTGGACGCTGGCAAAGCTGTGGTTGTTATTCAGGATATATTTGGCTGGCAGTTGCCCAACACCAGATATATGGCTGACATGATTGCAGGAAATGGATACAC AACCATCGTTCCAGACTTCTTTGTCGGGCAGGAGCCTTGGCATCCCTCGGGGGACTGGTCCACCTTCCCAGAGTGGTTGAAGACAAGAAACGCCAGAAAGATTGATAA AGAGTTCGATGCAGTCTTGAAGTATCTGAAGCAACAGTGTCACGCCAAGAGAATTGGCGTCGTGGGATTCTGCTGGGGTGGAGTTGCCGTTCATCACGTGATGATGAAATACCCAGAGCTCAGGGCGGGGGTGTCCGTCTACG GCATCATCAAAGACGCTGAAGACGTGTACAGTCTGAAGAATCCCACGCTGTTCATCTTTGCTGAAAACGATGCTGTGATTCCTCTCGAGCAG GTCTCTTTGCTGACTCAGAAGCTCAAAGAGCACTGCAAAGTGGAATATCAAATTAAAACGTTTTCTGGGCAGACGCATGGCTTTGTGCATCGCAAGAGAGAGGACTGTTCGCCTGAAGACAAGCCGTACATTGATGAGGCGAGGAGGAACTTACTCGAGTGGCTGAGCAAGTACGTGTAG